One window of Bacteroides sp. AN502(2024) genomic DNA carries:
- a CDS encoding inositol monophosphatase family protein, with protein MLDLKQLTTDVCQIATEAGHFLKEERKNFRREHVVEKHVHDYVSYVDKESEVRVVKALAALLPEAGFITEEGSVTYQDEPYCWVIDPLDGTTNYIHDEAPYCVSIALRNRTELLLGVVYEVCRDECFYAWKGGKAFMNGEEIHVSNVENIKDAFVITELPYNYLQYKQTALHLIDQLYGVAGGIRMNGSAAVAICYVAIGRFDAWMEAFLGKWDYSAAALIVQQAGGKVTNFYGEDNFMEGHHIIATNGILHSFFQKLLAEVPPLNM; from the coding sequence ATGTTGGATTTAAAGCAACTTACCACTGATGTATGCCAAATTGCTACAGAGGCTGGACATTTCTTGAAAGAAGAACGAAAGAACTTCCGTCGTGAACATGTGGTGGAAAAACATGTGCATGATTATGTGTCTTATGTAGATAAAGAGTCAGAGGTGCGGGTGGTGAAAGCACTTGCAGCTCTACTGCCCGAAGCAGGGTTCATAACAGAAGAAGGCTCTGTCACTTATCAGGATGAACCCTACTGCTGGGTCATTGATCCATTGGATGGAACTACAAATTATATTCATGATGAGGCTCCTTACTGTGTGTCTATTGCTTTGCGCAATCGCACAGAACTTCTTTTAGGTGTTGTTTATGAGGTTTGCCGGGATGAATGTTTTTATGCCTGGAAAGGCGGAAAGGCTTTTATGAACGGTGAAGAAATTCATGTGTCGAACGTTGAGAACATCAAAGATGCATTTGTCATTACAGAACTACCTTATAATTATCTACAATATAAACAGACCGCTCTTCATCTTATCGATCAGCTTTATGGGGTAGCGGGAGGTATTCGCATGAATGGTTCGGCTGCCGTTGCAATTTGCTATGTAGCTATTGGGCGTTTCGATGCGTGGATGGAAGCGTTTCTCGGAAAATGGGATTACTCCGCAGCGGCATTGATCGTCCAGCAAGCGGGAGGAAAGGTTACTAACTTCTATGGCGAAGATAATTTCATGGAAGGCCACCATATTATTGCAACGAACGGAATTCTGCATTCTTTCTTTCAGAAACTTTTGGCAGAAGTCCCTCCATTGAATATGTAA
- a CDS encoding helix-turn-helix domain-containing protein → MDTSKIVGEKIKALREDKSITIEELAQRSGLAIEQVERIENNIDIPSLAPLIKIARVLGVRLGTFLDDQDEVGPVVCRKKEAKDAISFSNNAIRSRKHMEYHSLSKSKADRHMEPFIIDVMPTEDTDFVLSSHEGEEFIMVMEGIMEISYGKNVYLLEEGDSIYYDSIVPHHVHAYEGQAAKILAVIYTPI, encoded by the coding sequence ATGGATACAAGTAAGATTGTTGGCGAAAAAATTAAAGCCCTTCGCGAAGATAAATCAATAACCATAGAAGAGTTGGCGCAACGTTCGGGTTTGGCTATCGAACAGGTTGAGCGTATTGAGAATAACATTGATATACCTTCTCTTGCGCCACTGATTAAAATTGCACGTGTGTTGGGGGTACGTCTGGGTACTTTCCTTGATGATCAGGATGAAGTCGGGCCGGTGGTATGTCGTAAGAAAGAGGCTAAAGACGCGATTAGTTTTTCCAATAATGCAATTCGCTCTCGCAAACACATGGAATATCATTCGTTGTCCAAGTCAAAAGCAGATCGCCACATGGAGCCGTTTATTATTGATGTGATGCCAACGGAAGATACTGACTTCGTGCTTTCTTCTCATGAAGGGGAGGAATTTATCATGGTTATGGAGGGAATTATGGAAATCAGCTACGGTAAGAATGTCTATTTACTGGAAGAAGGTGATAGTATTTATTATGATTCCATTGTCCCTCATCATGTACATGCTTATGAGGGACAGGCTGCAAAAATATTGGCAGTAATTTACACGCCGATTTAA
- a CDS encoding ComF family protein — protein sequence MRHTLLVKDWLSSFLSLLFPRCCVVCGRPLAKGEECICTVCNIKLPRTNYHLRKDNPVERLFWGQIPLERATSFFFYEKGSDFRLILHRLKYGGQKEIGAIMGRYMAAELLSSHFFQGIDVIIPIPLHKKKLQIRGYNQSEWIARGITAVTGIPIDTESILRKKNTETQTHKSILERRDNVEGIFELQRPGALVGKHILIVDDVLTTGSTTLACASCLVNVEGIRISILTLATVE from the coding sequence ATGAGACACACACTTCTTGTAAAAGACTGGCTTAGTTCTTTTTTATCTTTACTGTTTCCCCGTTGCTGTGTTGTTTGCGGCCGACCGTTAGCAAAGGGAGAGGAATGTATTTGTACGGTATGCAATATCAAACTACCTCGTACGAACTATCATCTTCGAAAAGATAATCCGGTGGAACGGCTTTTCTGGGGACAAATTCCTTTGGAACGGGCTACTTCCTTTTTCTTTTATGAGAAAGGAAGTGACTTTCGGCTGATTCTTCATCGTTTGAAATATGGTGGACAGAAGGAAATCGGTGCAATTATGGGGCGGTATATGGCAGCAGAACTTTTATCTTCCCACTTTTTTCAAGGAATTGATGTCATAATCCCTATACCGCTTCACAAGAAAAAACTGCAAATTCGCGGTTATAATCAGAGCGAATGGATTGCCCGTGGAATCACTGCTGTAACAGGAATCCCCATAGATACAGAATCCATATTGCGTAAGAAAAATACGGAAACACAAACACACAAATCCATACTTGAACGTCGGGATAATGTGGAAGGTATCTTTGAACTTCAACGTCCCGGAGCACTTGTAGGGAAACACATACTGATCGTTGACGATGTATTGACCACCGGTTCTACTACGCTGGCATGTGCTTCTTGTCTGGTGAATGTGGAGGGAATACGGATTAGTATATTGACGTTGGCGACAGTGGAATAA
- the rpsO gene encoding 30S ribosomal protein S15: protein MYLDAAKKQEIFGKYGKSNTDTGSAEAQVALFSYRISHLTEHMKLNRKDYSTERALTMLVGKRRRLLDYLKARDIERYRAIVKELGLRK from the coding sequence ATGTATTTAGACGCTGCTAAAAAGCAAGAAATCTTTGGAAAGTACGGAAAGTCTAACACTGACACCGGCTCAGCTGAGGCTCAGGTGGCTTTGTTTTCCTACCGTATTTCTCACCTGACTGAGCATATGAAGCTCAACAGAAAAGATTATAGTACTGAAAGAGCGTTAACAATGTTGGTAGGTAAGCGTCGTCGCTTGCTCGATTACCTGAAGGCAAGAGATATCGAAAGATATCGCGCTATTGTTAAAGAGCTCGGTTTGCGTAAGTAA
- the typA gene encoding translational GTPase TypA, with the protein MQNIRNIAIIAHVDHGKTTLVDKMLLAGNLFRSNQNSGELILDNNDLERERGITILSKNVSINYNGTKINIIDTPGHSDFGGEVERVLNMADGCILLVDAFEGPMPQTRFVLQKALEIGLKPIVVVNKVDKPNCRPEEVYEMVFDLMFSLNATEEQLDFPVIYGSAKNNWMSTDWKQQTDSITPLLDCIIENIPAPQQLEGTPQLLITSLDYSSYTGRIAVGRVHRGTLKEGMNITLAKRNGDMFKSKIKELHVFEGLGRVKTNEVSSGDICALVGIDGFEIGDTVCDFENPEALPPIAIDEPTMSMLFTINDSPFFGKDGKFVTSRHIHDRLMKELDKNLALRVKKSEEDGKWIVSGRGVLHLSVLIETMRREGYELQVGQPQVIFKEIDEVKCEPIEELTINVPEEYSSKIIDMVTRRKGEMVKMENTGERINLEFNMPSRGIIGLRTNVLTASAGEAIMAHRFKEYQPYKGEIERRTNGSMIAMESGTAFAYAIDKLQDRGKFFIFPQDEVYAGQVVGEHSHDNDLVINVTKSKKLTNMRASGSDEKARLIPPIQFSLEEALEYIKEDEYVEVTPKAMRIRKVILDEIERKRANKN; encoded by the coding sequence ATGCAAAATATTCGAAATATTGCAATCATTGCCCATGTTGACCATGGGAAAACAACGCTGGTTGACAAGATGTTATTGGCTGGAAATTTATTCCGCAGCAACCAAAATAGTGGTGAACTTATTCTGGATAACAACGATTTGGAACGTGAACGTGGTATAACGATTCTCTCCAAAAACGTATCCATCAATTACAACGGTACAAAAATTAATATTATTGATACTCCGGGACACAGTGACTTCGGTGGTGAGGTAGAGCGTGTATTGAATATGGCCGACGGCTGTATTCTGCTGGTGGACGCCTTTGAAGGTCCGATGCCCCAAACTCGTTTCGTGTTACAAAAAGCACTGGAGATAGGTTTGAAACCTATCGTGGTAGTTAATAAGGTAGATAAACCTAACTGCCGTCCGGAAGAAGTTTACGAAATGGTCTTTGATTTGATGTTCAGCCTGAACGCAACAGAAGAGCAACTGGACTTTCCCGTGATCTACGGTTCCGCCAAAAACAATTGGATGAGCACTGACTGGAAGCAACAGACTGACAGCATTACTCCGTTACTGGACTGTATCATCGAAAACATTCCGGCACCGCAACAGTTGGAGGGTACTCCCCAGCTGTTGATCACTTCTCTAGATTATTCTTCTTATACCGGTCGTATCGCTGTAGGTCGTGTACATCGCGGTACATTAAAAGAAGGTATGAATATAACGCTCGCGAAACGTAACGGTGATATGTTCAAGAGCAAAATCAAAGAACTCCATGTTTTCGAAGGTTTAGGCCGCGTGAAAACAAACGAAGTTTCTTCCGGTGACATCTGCGCACTAGTAGGTATCGACGGATTCGAAATTGGAGATACAGTTTGTGATTTTGAAAATCCGGAAGCATTGCCGCCAATCGCTATTGATGAGCCGACCATGAGTATGTTGTTTACCATCAATGATTCTCCTTTCTTCGGAAAGGACGGTAAGTTTGTGACTTCACGACACATCCATGACCGCTTGATGAAAGAACTCGATAAGAATCTGGCTCTTCGCGTGAAGAAGAGTGAAGAAGACGGTAAATGGATTGTTTCCGGCCGTGGTGTACTCCACCTTTCCGTATTAATCGAAACAATGCGTCGCGAGGGGTACGAATTGCAGGTAGGTCAGCCGCAGGTTATCTTCAAAGAAATCGACGAAGTGAAATGCGAGCCGATTGAAGAGTTGACCATCAATGTACCGGAAGAATATTCCAGCAAGATTATTGATATGGTCACCCGTCGTAAAGGTGAGATGGTGAAGATGGAAAATACGGGCGAACGCATCAACCTTGAGTTCAACATGCCTTCACGCGGTATCATCGGTTTGCGTACGAATGTACTGACAGCTTCTGCCGGTGAAGCCATTATGGCGCACCGTTTCAAAGAATATCAGCCGTACAAAGGAGAAATCGAACGCCGTACCAACGGTTCTATGATTGCTATGGAAAGCGGAACAGCTTTCGCTTATGCCATCGACAAATTACAGGATCGTGGTAAATTCTTTATTTTCCCGCAAGACGAAGTTTATGCAGGACAAGTAGTAGGCGAACACTCTCATGACAACGATCTGGTTATCAACGTAACTAAATCGAAGAAATTGACGAATATGCGTGCTTCCGGTTCAGATGAAAAAGCACGTCTGATTCCGCCCATTCAGTTCTCACTTGAAGAAGCACTGGAATATATTAAGGAAGACGAATATGTAGAAGTTACTCCCAAAGCAATGCGTATACGTAAAGTGATTTTGGATGAAATCGAACGTAAACGTGCAAACAAGAACTGA
- a CDS encoding RagB/SusD family nutrient uptake outer membrane protein gives MKIKMKYIVAQASLVAGVSIALTSCNDFLDREPLDQVTPQEYFQTVDHLAAYTISKYNSMFSTHGGWNAGTVNNDGGTDNMVVGGYNSTYYEKGIWKVPSNNNNWSNGLSLARYCNYFFEQVLPKYEAGKISGAEDEIKHYIGEMYFMRALIYYNQLRKYGDYPIITEVLPDDEAILIEKSVRQPRNKVARFILEDLDKAIGAMKNQGFMNNNRLNKQCALLLKSRVALYEATFEKYHQGTGRVPGDETWPGKRVHPNFSLDVAAEINFFLDQCMDAASQVADAITLTENTGVFNPPSDSEYSGWNPYFEMFSAEDMSGYSEVLFWKDYLRSGSINISHGAPNYIYSGGNNGMLRSYVQTFLMENGLPWYASNSGFKGDSRIQKEKEGRDQRLQLFLFGEKDKQAPRADGDGVMPEFGEPALFELQEVRDLTGYRIRKCLTYKKDQIISGSDQSTTGCIIYRGVEAYLNYLEAYYLRNGKIDGKAAQYWTAIRKRGGVDTDYEKTIHNTDMSKEVDWAKYSGSTLINETLFNIRRERRCEFIGEGMRWDDLMRWRAMDQLLTTKYIPEGFNFWDEAYDDYVAMKNDKGDPKYKIVSDGSSTANMSAKELGKYVRPYSIVKANNAAFDGYTFAKAYYLYPVPIRQMELLSPDRSVDSSVLYQNPYWPSKTSEPAIE, from the coding sequence ATGAAAATTAAAATGAAATATATCGTGGCGCAGGCTAGCCTCGTAGCGGGAGTATCCATAGCTCTGACTTCGTGCAACGACTTTTTGGACAGAGAGCCGCTGGATCAGGTCACCCCGCAAGAGTATTTCCAGACTGTAGACCACCTGGCGGCATATACCATTTCAAAATACAACTCTATGTTCTCAACACATGGCGGATGGAATGCCGGTACGGTAAACAATGATGGCGGTACAGACAACATGGTAGTGGGTGGCTATAACTCTACTTACTATGAAAAAGGAATCTGGAAAGTTCCTTCAAATAATAACAACTGGTCCAACGGATTGTCACTGGCCCGTTATTGCAACTACTTTTTCGAACAGGTGCTGCCTAAATACGAAGCTGGAAAGATTTCGGGGGCAGAAGATGAAATCAAACACTACATCGGTGAAATGTATTTCATGCGTGCCTTGATATATTACAACCAGCTACGTAAATACGGGGATTATCCTATCATTACCGAGGTGCTTCCGGATGATGAAGCGATACTGATTGAAAAGAGTGTACGTCAGCCACGCAATAAAGTGGCCCGCTTCATTCTCGAAGATCTCGACAAAGCCATCGGAGCAATGAAGAACCAAGGCTTCATGAACAATAATCGCCTGAATAAGCAATGTGCATTGCTGCTCAAATCACGTGTGGCATTATACGAAGCCACATTTGAGAAATATCATCAGGGGACAGGCCGCGTGCCGGGTGACGAAACATGGCCGGGAAAGAGAGTACATCCGAATTTCTCACTTGATGTAGCGGCTGAAATCAACTTCTTCCTCGACCAGTGTATGGATGCAGCTTCACAAGTAGCGGACGCTATCACACTGACTGAAAACACAGGAGTATTCAATCCGCCCAGCGACAGCGAATATTCCGGTTGGAATCCTTACTTTGAAATGTTTTCTGCCGAAGATATGAGTGGTTATTCCGAAGTTCTTTTCTGGAAAGACTATCTTCGTTCGGGAAGTATCAACATTAGCCACGGTGCTCCCAACTATATTTATTCAGGTGGAAACAATGGAATGTTGAGGAGTTATGTACAGACTTTCCTGATGGAGAACGGATTGCCTTGGTATGCCAGCAACAGCGGGTTTAAAGGTGACAGCAGAATTCAGAAAGAAAAGGAGGGACGTGACCAGCGCCTGCAACTTTTCTTATTCGGTGAGAAAGACAAGCAAGCCCCGAGAGCCGATGGTGACGGCGTTATGCCCGAGTTCGGCGAACCTGCCCTCTTTGAATTGCAGGAAGTCAGAGACTTGACAGGATATCGCATCCGTAAGTGCCTGACTTATAAGAAAGACCAGATCATTTCCGGTTCCGACCAGTCGACCACAGGATGCATCATCTATCGTGGTGTGGAGGCTTACCTTAACTATCTGGAAGCATATTACCTGAGAAACGGTAAGATCGATGGAAAGGCAGCCCAATACTGGACCGCTATCCGCAAACGTGGCGGAGTGGACACAGATTACGAAAAGACCATCCACAATACGGATATGAGCAAGGAAGTAGACTGGGCTAAATACTCCGGTTCTACATTGATAAACGAAACTTTATTCAATATCCGCCGCGAACGTCGTTGCGAATTCATCGGTGAAGGTATGCGTTGGGACGACCTGATGCGTTGGAGAGCCATGGATCAGTTGCTCACAACCAAATATATTCCGGAAGGATTCAATTTTTGGGATGAGGCTTATGATGACTATGTGGCAATGAAGAATGACAAAGGCGATCCCAAATACAAAATTGTATCAGACGGTAGCTCAACGGCCAATATGTCAGCCAAAGAATTGGGTAAGTATGTACGTCCGTACTCAATCGTAAAAGCAAATAACGCTGCATTTGACGGTTACACATTCGCTAAGGCATACTACTTGTATCCAGTGCCGATACGGCAAATGGAGCTTCTGTCTCCGGACCGTTCAGTCGACAGTTCTGTGCTTTACCAAAATCCATATTGGCCAAGCAAAACAAGCGAACCTGCTATCGAATAA
- a CDS encoding IS4 family transposase, whose product MANITLFAQVISHLPKENIRKIIKSSGSDKHCKGYNTWSQFVSMIFSQFSGCDSVRDISNGLKSATGNLNHLGINRAPSKSTVAYQNANRDSSVFRGIFYSLFQYFGQQALWQRRKFRFKMPIKLLDSTLVSLTLSIYDWAHYTTTKGAVKMHTLLDYDSLLPEFVNITDGKTTDNKAAFDIELHPYSIVVADRGYCDYSLLNNWDSSNVFFVVRHKDNIRYKAIEELPLPEKHAQNVLIDEIIEFELSAAKSKYPKRLRRIAVWNDEHGFEIELLTNNFTLAASSIAALYKARWNIEIFFRNLKQLLRIKSFIGTSRNAVETQIWTAMTTMLILTWLKHIARYKWALANLVVTLRLNTFTKIDLQKWLDQPFTPPPETIEND is encoded by the coding sequence ATGGCAAATATAACACTTTTCGCACAGGTAATATCACATCTCCCGAAAGAAAATATCAGGAAAATCATAAAATCTTCGGGGTCAGACAAGCATTGCAAGGGCTACAATACATGGAGTCAGTTTGTTAGCATGATTTTCAGCCAATTCTCAGGATGTGATTCAGTCAGAGATATCTCAAACGGGCTGAAATCAGCCACCGGCAACCTCAATCATTTGGGAATCAACCGTGCACCATCCAAGTCAACGGTAGCATATCAGAACGCCAACCGAGACAGTTCGGTTTTTCGCGGCATATTCTACTCGTTGTTTCAGTATTTCGGACAGCAAGCCCTATGGCAACGAAGAAAGTTCCGTTTCAAGATGCCGATAAAACTGCTCGACTCCACATTGGTGTCATTGACTCTGTCAATATATGACTGGGCACATTACACTACCACCAAGGGGGCGGTCAAGATGCACACGCTATTGGACTATGACAGTCTTTTGCCGGAGTTCGTGAATATCACCGATGGCAAAACCACCGACAACAAAGCTGCTTTTGATATTGAGTTACATCCGTATAGTATTGTAGTAGCCGACCGAGGCTACTGTGACTACTCATTGCTGAATAATTGGGACAGCAGCAACGTGTTCTTTGTAGTGCGTCATAAAGACAATATCCGGTACAAAGCCATAGAGGAGTTGCCTTTGCCTGAAAAACACGCTCAGAATGTACTTATTGACGAAATAATCGAGTTCGAACTCTCGGCGGCCAAATCCAAATATCCCAAACGTTTACGTCGCATCGCAGTATGGAACGATGAACACGGTTTTGAAATTGAGTTACTCACAAACAACTTCACATTGGCAGCATCAAGCATAGCGGCTCTGTACAAGGCTCGGTGGAACATAGAAATCTTCTTTCGCAACCTCAAGCAACTGCTACGCATCAAGAGCTTTATCGGCACATCCCGCAATGCCGTAGAGACCCAAATATGGACTGCTATGACTACAATGCTGATTCTGACATGGCTAAAGCACATCGCAAGATACAAATGGGCATTGGCTAACCTTGTGGTCACGCTCCGGCTGAACACATTTACCAAAATCGACCTCCAAAAATGGCTTGATCAACCATTTACACCACCTCCCGAAACCATCGAAAACGATTAG
- a CDS encoding mannose-1-phosphate guanylyltransferase: protein MTNQDNYCVIMSGGIGSRFWPFSRKTLPKQFLDFFGTGRSLLQQTFDRFQKIIPTGNIFIVTNTIYADLVKEQLPEVNESQILLEPARRNTAPCIAWASYHIRALNPNANIVVAPSDHLILKEDEFLAAIEKGLDFVSRSEKLLTLGIKPNRPETGYGYIQIDEPAGDNFYKVKTFTEKPEQELAKVFVESGEFYWNSGLFMWNVNTIIKANEDLLPELASKLAPGKNIYATDKEKAFIQENFPACPNVSIDFGIMEKADNVYVSLGDFGWSDLGTWGSLYDLSERDPEGNVTLKCHSLIYNSKDNMVVLPKGKLAVIDGLEGFLIAESDNVLLICRKDEEHAIRKYVNDAQIQLGDDFI, encoded by the coding sequence ATGACAAATCAGGATAATTATTGCGTGATTATGAGTGGCGGTATTGGAAGCCGCTTTTGGCCGTTTAGCCGCAAAACATTGCCCAAACAATTCTTAGATTTCTTTGGAACGGGTCGTTCACTTTTACAGCAGACTTTCGACCGGTTCCAAAAGATTATCCCCACAGGAAACATTTTCATCGTCACCAATACAATATATGCAGACTTGGTGAAGGAACAATTGCCTGAAGTAAATGAAAGCCAAATCCTGCTGGAACCTGCTAGACGGAACACCGCTCCATGTATAGCATGGGCTTCTTACCACATCCGAGCACTGAATCCAAATGCCAATATCGTAGTCGCACCTTCAGACCATTTAATTTTAAAAGAGGATGAGTTTCTTGCCGCTATCGAAAAAGGACTTGATTTTGTTTCACGCTCTGAAAAGCTATTAACATTAGGCATTAAACCCAATCGTCCGGAAACTGGATATGGATATATACAAATAGACGAACCCGCAGGAGACAACTTCTACAAAGTAAAAACATTCACCGAAAAACCGGAACAGGAATTAGCCAAAGTGTTTGTAGAAAGCGGAGAATTTTACTGGAATTCCGGTCTATTTATGTGGAATGTAAATACAATCATCAAAGCGAATGAAGACTTATTGCCTGAATTAGCCTCCAAACTAGCACCGGGAAAAAACATTTATGCCACCGATAAAGAGAAAGCATTTATTCAAGAGAATTTCCCTGCATGTCCAAATGTGTCCATCGATTTCGGTATTATGGAAAAAGCGGATAACGTATATGTATCATTAGGAGATTTCGGTTGGTCTGACCTTGGGACTTGGGGATCACTTTATGATTTATCGGAAAGAGACCCGGAAGGTAACGTTACCCTGAAATGTCATTCACTCATTTATAACAGCAAAGATAATATGGTAGTACTTCCAAAAGGAAAACTGGCCGTAATCGATGGACTGGAAGGATTTCTAATAGCAGAATCGGATAACGTTCTTTTAATTTGCCGCAAAGATGAAGAACATGCCATCCGTAAATATGTGAATGACGCCCAAATACAACTGGGTGATGATTTTATTTAG